From the Babylonia areolata isolate BAREFJ2019XMU chromosome 15, ASM4173473v1, whole genome shotgun sequence genome, one window contains:
- the LOC143290089 gene encoding uncharacterized protein LOC143290089, with protein MEKALQACKNEGKGLRAAARECGLSPATLKRHLEGVNKNATGSTRQLGRGSVLPSEVENELVTTILDLERSFLGLSRNDVMSLAFDLAEKHQIPHSFNKEKGRAGKDWFRMFLRRHPNLSLRQPEATSISRACDFNKEIVDSFFKLLEHTVDEHKFTATTIFNVDETGLSTVQKRCQKIVSAKGKHQIGALSSAERGTNTTAVCCFSASGQYVPPMILFKRKRMSLDLEEGKPPGSLVTCNESGWMDKITFLMWLRHFIAVVKPSVSNKVLLLLDGHASYTKNLEAIDLARQCGITMLALPPHTTHKLQPLDVSFFKPLQTYYAQAIQSWLRSNQGRTVGPFQICRLFSEAYTKAATMMSAVNGFSKCGIWPCNNYFPESKYAPSAQTVMSDIPQSCHYSGCAQPPLRADNPQPPLRADSPQPPRRVDNPQPPPRADNPQPLPRADNPQPPPRADSPQPPPGADSPQPPPGADSPQPPPRADSPQPPPRADSPQPPPRADNPQPPPRADNPQPPPGADSPQPPPRADNPQPPPRADNPQPPPGADSPQPSSRADVPGPWSRNQPLSELNQSLSFRVVKTAPDGRCFFRSIAIGLCPHFQQMQRDKNGSPLNAISRIAETAKADEMRAACVQKMCENLGSAPFDASIVNADMPPHVRYDSMENRIQEMAKSDHMPGELEIIALSKVLGRSIVILKEDNTILTQYAAAHTSGTTLPLYVMFTVLGQDVGHYDCALASLSRDELQMTATSQSDFLLTATASGLAHSSPSASSPKDVCSPLPANSNSSGLYSAFSQSRRDSFLRRIKRMSKPTILTSSPYKKTLVETQQKRDSKQQKKKKLF; from the coding sequence ATGGAGAAGGCATTGCAGGCTTGTAAGAACGAGGGTAAAGGTCTGCGAGCAGCAGCCAGAGAGTGTGGCTTGTCACCTGCTACTCTCAAGAGACACCTGGAAGGTGTAAACAAGAATGCTACAGGCTCCACTCGGCAGCTTGGGCGAGGATCAGTACTTCCATCAGAAGTTGAAAATGAACTAGTGACCACAATTCTGGACCTTGAAAGAAGTTTTTTAGGGCTTTCACGAAATGATGTCATGAGTCTAGCTTTTGACTTAGCTGAAAAGCATCAAATTCCACATTCGTTCAACAAGGAAAAGGGTCGAGCAGGCAAAGACTGGTTTCGGATGTTCCTGAGACGCCATCCAAATTTGTCATTGAGACAGCCCGAAGCAACATCAATAAGCCGAGCGTGTGATTTCAATAAAGAAATTGTGGATAGTTTCTTCAAGCTTCTTGAGCACACAGTTGATGAACACAAATTCACAGCAACCACAATTTTTAATGTTGATGAGACAGGGCTGTCCACAGTTCAAAAGAGATGTCAGAAAATCGTCAGTGCAAAGGGAAAACACCAGATTGGGGCTCTGTCCAGTGCTGAGCGAGGGACAAACACAACTGCCGTTTGTTGTTTTAGTGCTTCGGGACAGTATGTACCACCGATGATTCTTTTCAAAAGAAAGCGCATGTCCCTGGATCTGGAGGAGGGGAAACCACCTGGAAGCCTGGTCACTTGCAAtgagagtgggtggatggataagaTCACATTTTTAATGTGGTTGCGACACTTCATTGCAGTTGTGAAACCAAGTGTAAGCAACAAAGTACTTCTGCTGTTGGATGGCCACGCATCCTACACTAAAAACTTGGAGGCAATTGATCTGGCCCGGCAGTGTGGCATCACTATGTTGGCTCTGCcaccacacacgacacacaaattGCAGCCATTGGATGTCAGTTTTTTCAAACCCCTGCAAACATATTATGCTCAAGCTATCCAGTCCTGGCTAAGAAGTAACCAAGGCAGGACAGTTGGACCTTTCCAGATTTGTCGCTTGTTCAGCGAGGCCTACACAAAGGCAGCGACAATGATGTCAGCTGTAAATGGCTTCAGCAAATGTGGCATTTGGCCATGCAACAACTACTTTCCTGAGTCAAAATATGCCCCGTCGGCTCAGACTGTGATGTCGGATATCCCACAGTCTTGCCATTATTCTGGTTGTGCCCAGCCACCTCTCCGGgctgacaatccccagccacCTCTCCGAGCTGACAGTCCCCAGCCACCACGAAGAGTTGACAATCCCCAGCCACCACCaagagctgacaatccccagccactaccaagagctgacaatccccagccacCACCAAGAGCTGACAGTCCCCAGCCACCACCAGGAGCTGACAGTCCCCAGCCACCACCAGGAGCTGACAGTCCCCAGCCACCACCAAGAGCTGATAGTCCCCAGCCACCACCAAGAGCTGACAGTCCCCAGCCACCACCaagagctgacaatccccagccaccaccaagagctgacaatccccagccacCACCAGGAGCTGACAGTCCCCAGCCACCACCaagagctgacaatccccagccaccaccaagagctgacaatccccagccacCACCAGGAGCTGACAGTCCCCAGCCGTCTTCCAGAGCTGATGTTCCCGGACCATGGTCCAGAAATCAGCCTCTTTCCGAACTCAATCAGTCGCTGTCTTTCAGGGTAGTGAAAACTGCACCTGACGGCAGATGTTTTTTCAGAAGCATTGCCATTGGATTGTGTCCTCATTTCCAGCAGATGCAACGAGATAAAAACGGCAGTCCACTGAATGCCATCTCCAGAATTGCCGAGACAGCCAAAGCTGATGAAATGCGAGCAGCTTGTGTGCAGAAGATGTGTGAAAACCTTGGATCTGCTCCCTTTGATGCAAGCATTGTAAATGCAGACATGCCCCCCCATGTGAGATACGACTCAATGGAAAATCGAATTCAAGAAATGGCCAAATCAGATCACATGCCAGGCGAATTGGAGATCATAGCATTGTCAAAGGTGTTGGGTCGATCGATTGTGATATTAAAAGAAGATAACACGATACTGACTCAATATGCTGCAGCGCACACTTCAGGTACAACTCTTCCACTGTATGTTATGTTTACAGTACTAGGACAAGATGTTGGTCACTATGATTGTGCTCTTGCTTCTCTGTCAAGAGATGAATTGCAAATGACAGCAACTTCACAATCAGATTTTCTCCTCACTGCTACCGCTTCAGGTCTTGCTCACAGTTCGCCTTCTGCGAGCTCCCCTAAAGATGTTTGCTCACCTTTACCTGCGAATTCTAATTCTTCTGGGCTATATTCTGCTTTTTCGCAATCCAGAAGGGACAGTTTTCTGAGAAGAATCAAGAGGATGTCAAAGCCCACAATTCTGACATCATCTCCGTACAAGAAGACGCTTGTTGAAACACAGCAAAAGAGAGACAGTaaacagcagaagaaaaagaaacttttttgA